Genomic window (Candidatus Methylomirabilota bacterium):
GCGTCACGTACCCGCTCGCGTTGAGGAGGGTGGGGCGACCGCCCTTGTCCGCGCGCACGATGGCCGTCTGTACCTCGGGAATCTGCTCGCGGAGCAAGGCGTATCCGGTGCCGGCCAGGACGAGGAGGCCAACGGCGGCGACGATGAGCACGCGCCAGCTGCGGCGCTGCGGCCCGCGTCGCGCGCGCTCGTCGATCCTCAGGGCGGAGAGATCAGGTCGATCGGCCATCGCCACAGGATACTGTCGAACGGAATGCGCTGCTACCTCAGCGGAGGGAGGGTGGTGCGAGAGGGGGGAGTTGAACCCCCACGGGTTGCCCCACTGGATCCTAAGTCCAGCGCGTCTGCCAGGTTCCGCCACTCTCGCCCGACGCGATTTCGATACGTTACCACAGAGCCCGTGCCGTTCCGCGGCTCCGCTTTCACTGCCGCCGAGGTTGAAAGAGTTCGATCGGGTTGCCCGACGGGTCGTCCAGCAGGATCTGCGAACCGCCCGGTCCGGTCACGATGTCGCTACGGAACTGAACCCCGGCAGCGCGGAGTCGATCGACCTCTCCCGAGAGGTCTTCGACCACGAGGTGGATGCGGTTCCAGCCCCCAGGACCGGGCCGGCGTCCATCGGGCATGGGACGGCCAGCCGAGCTCGCCGGTCCGCTGAGCAGCAGCCGCAAGTCGCCACGGGCGACGTCGGCAAAGGCCGGCAGTGTCTTGGAGATGAGCGTGAACCCGAGGCGGGTCGTGTAGAAGGCGACGGCCGCCTCGACATCGTTGACCATGTAACGCACGTTCACGGTGGTCATCGTTCACCGCGCCGCCGGCAGCGGCTGACCGTCCATGCCGTCCCAGGGCAGACCGAGGTGCTCCAAGACGGTGGGGGCGATGTTCACGTGCGACACAGGCGTCTCGACCGTTGCGCCGGCGCCATAGCCTGGCCCTCTCACGAAAAGAAACGGCCGCTGCTCGTTCGGCCCGAGGCCGCCGTGCTGGCCAAAGCCGGTGAAGTCTCGGCCGTCCAGGTCGGCGGCGATATCGCCATAGCCCCAGATGCCGAACTCATTGGGCCGGTTCTCCGTACGGAGCGAGACGGCGGCAGCCACGGGGCCGTCGGTGGGTATGCTGACCTCGGCGAGCTGCTCGCCCGTGAAAATCCTGCCCACCCAGTCCTGCGACTCCAGGAAGCGCCGCAGCTCGTTCACGCTGGCCTTGGCGTCGCGTGCCCGATAGATCAGGGTTGCCGTGCCATTGGGCGCCGTGACCAGATCATTCGAATTCTGGCCGGCCTTGAGCCCCGCTTCTACGAGCAAATCGTCCACCGGGATCGTCCGCGCGGTCGTCTCCATGCCGTGATCCGAGCAGACGAGCAGGAGCGTGTCGCCGCCCAGCTCCTCCAGCGTGTCGAGGACGCGCTTCACGCAAGCGTCGGCCGCCCGGAGCGCGGACAGGTGCGCGGGCGACCCGAGCGGCGACTTGTGCCCTGTGTTGTCGGGCTCGGAAAGCCAGAGCACGCCGAGGGGCGGCCGCCGCTCGCGCAGCACCTCGTCGCAGAAGCGGGCCGTCATGGCGGCGTCGCCCGCCTCGCCCTTCTCGATGTCGAGCTGTTCGGCGGCAGGCAGCGGCACGAGCCCGGGACCGAAGGAGCCCGCGCTGTGGTAGACGTGGCCGAAGCCGTCGGGATCCTGGAAGTATGCGGCACCCGCGGAAACGTTGGACATGACAATGGAGCCGCCATGACCGGCCAGCCGCTCGGCCAGCGTGGGCGCGAGCAGGGTTCGGCCCGTGGCCTTCCGCATGCGCTCCCGGAACTCTGGCTTGGCCACCGAGAGACAGACGAGCCCGGCCCCTTCGTCGAGCACCATGGTATTGCCGAGGAGACCGTGGCGGCCCGGATGGCAGCCCGTGGCGATGGAGGCCGAGGTCACCCGAGTCACCGACGGAAAGACACCTGTGCATCCGGTGTAGTTCGTCGACCTCGCGCCGAGGGCGTCCAGAGTCGGCGCCGTGTCGGGCCGGATCAGGTCGGCACGGAGACTGTCACACACGACGATCACCGCGCGGCGCGTTGGAATAGTCACGGAAGGAAGACTACCAGAGTTCGATCGTCGTGCGGGGCACCTTGACGATGGGGCGGGCCTCTTCTACTCTCGATGCATGACAAGCGCATGGCGCTCGATTCTGATCGTGCTTCTCGCCGCCTTCGCGCTCTCGGGCTGCGGCACCTGGTCGGGCGTGAAGCAGGACACGCGGGCCGCGAAGGACTACACCTACGAGAAGAAGGATGAGTACGAGAGCCGGCTCAAATACCAGATGCTCGAGCTCGACGCAAAGACGGAAGAGCTCAAGGGCAAGGCGGCCAATGCCACGGAGTCGGTGAAGCGCGAGTTTGACAAGGACATGAGCGAGCTCGCCCGGCAGAAGGCCGTGCTCAATCAGAAGCTGGAGAGCGTCAAGTCTTCCTCGGCGGCGGCCTGGGAGGATACCAAGGCCGGGGCCGAGTCGGCCTGGGATTCGGTCAAGCGCACGTACGAGCGCGCCAAGGCTCGATTCCAGTAACCGTTCTCCGCTAGGCTCGCCCCCTCACCCTGCCCTCTCCCCCGATGGGGGAGAGGGATCCAAATGAATCTCTCTCTACTCTTCAAAACGAATCCCTCTCCCTCTCCGAGGGAGAGGGCCGCAGTTCGAGCTGAAGGGCGCAGCCCTGAGGCGAGGGCTGAGTAGACCAGGGTGGCGTTGTATCGGCGAACGGTCTAGCTCACGAGTATTGGATGCCGAGGACCTCGGCCACCAAGGCGGGGCGCTCCTGGCCTTCGACCTCGATCACCATCTCCGAGGTGATGCGGACGCCGTTGTCCGGGACGTCCTCGACATTCTTGATGGTCTGCTTGAGACGGATGCGCGAGCCGGCCGGCACGGGATTGGTGAAGCGGATCTTGTTCGAGCCGTAGTTGAGGCCGCGCTTGCGCTTGTTGACCTTCAGGAGTGTCGGGGCCAGGCGCGGGAGCAGCGAGAGCGTCAGGTAGCCGTGGGCGATGGTCTTGCCGCCCGGCATCTCCTTCTTCGCGCGCTCCACGTCCACGTGGATCCACTGGTGGTCCCCGGTGACCTCGGCGAACTTGTCGATCATGGCCTGATCCACCGTGATCCAGTCGCTGGGGCCGAGGGTCTTGCCGATGTGCTGCTTGAGGTCCTGCGGGGTCTCGACAGTGAGCATGAGCACGCTCCTTGAAGGTTACTTCATGAAGGCTACTTAATGGTTACGGCCGCCGATTATGCCTCAAGGCGCGGCCTCCCACCAGCGCCGGTCACACCCGCCCGCCGTGGTATATTTCACGAGAGATGAGCGCCACCAATCGCAGGAAGACCGTGGTCGTGGACGTGGGCGGCGTCAAGGTCGGTAGCCAGCGGCCCATCGTGGTCCAGTCCATGACCAATACGGACACGGCGGATATTCCCGGGACGGTCGCGCAGGTCAACGCGCTCCACGCCGCGGGCAGCGAGCTCGTGCGCGTGACCGTCAACAACGACGAGGCGGCGCGGGCCGTCCCAGAGATCGTCAAGCAGGTCAGCGTGCCGATCATCGGCGACTTCCACTACAACGGCCACGTGCTCCTGACCAAGTATCCCGACTGCGCCAAGGCCCTGGCCAAGTACCGCATCAATCCGGGCAACGTCGGGGGCAAGCACCACGACGAGAACTTCAGCGCCATCGTGAAAGTGGCCGTGGACAACGGCAAGCCCGTACGCATCGGCGTCAACTGGGGGAGCCTCGACCAGAATCTCCTCACGGAGATGATGGACGCCAACGCCAAGCTTTCCCAGCCGCTCGACGCGCGCGACGTGACCATGAACGCCATGGTCGAGAGCGCGATCCAGTCCGCCGAGCTGGCCGAGCAGACCGGCCTCACCCACGACAAGATCATCCTCTCCGCCAAGGTGTCGGGCGTGCAGGACCTGGTGGACGTGTATCGGATGCTCGCGCCCCGCTCGGACTATCCGCTGCATCTCGGCCTGACCGAGGCGGGCATGGGCGCCAAGGGTGTGGTGGCGAGCACGGCGGGGCTCTCCATTCTTCTCCAGGAAGGCATCGGCGACACGATCCGTGTCTCCCTCACGCCCAAGCCCGGCGGGGACCGCACGGAAGAAGTGCTGGTCGCCCAGCAAATCCTCCAGTCCATGGGACTCAGGAGCTTCCTCCCGCAGGTGACGGCCTGTCCCGGCTGCGGTCGCACGACCTCCACGTTCTTCCAGGAGATGGCGGAGGAGATCCAGACCTATCTCCGCGATCAGATGCCCGTGTGGAAAGCCAAGTACGCGGGGGTGGAAGAGCTCAAGGTGGCGGTGATGGGCTGCGTGGTCAACGGCCCCGGCGAGAGCAAGCACGCCAACATCGGCATCTCGCTCCCCGGCACCTTCGAGGAGCCCAAGGCGCCCGTCTTCGTGGACGGCGCCCTCAAGCTCACGCTCAAGGGCGACACCATCGTCGCCGAGTTCCTGAAGATTCTCGACGACTACGTCGAGAAGCGCTACGCGTCTCGGAAGTAACCTCGCCCCGCTGGCTCCCTCATTCGCCCAGGCGCTGGCCCTCGCCTGCTCGGGGCTCCCCGTCCAGATCGCGGCCGAGCGACGGTACGAGCGCAAGCCCACGCGGAAGCAGATCGAGCGGGCCTTTACCTCCGGCGCCACCATTTACATGCCGCAGGCGCATCAGGTGCTGCCGCGCGTGGCGCGGCTCATGGCGGCGCTGCGCGCGAGCCGCTTCGGGCCCGGCCGCGAGGAGTGCTCCTTTCTCTTCATCGTCAACGGTAAGGGACGCCAGGGCCTGGGACTCCACCACGACGGGCCCGTCGAGTCGATCTGGGTGCAGCTCGAAGGCCGGCGCACCGTGACAACGGGGCCACCGGTGCGACGCGGCACGCGCCAGGATCTCGACGAAGGGAAGATCGGACGCGGGTGGAAGACACGCGATCTCGAGCCCGGCTCGCTGTTCTATCTGCGCCCATACACTCCGCATCGCGTGATCTGCCATGGCCGCTCACTCGCGCTCTCGCTGACCTGGAAGTTGAGGAAAAAACGGCTCGCCGGCCCCCGGGCCGCCCGCTCGCTTACCTCTTGGGATGTGGCGGAAGGGCGCGCCGAACCCATGCCTCGGGCCAGTCGCGACCGGCTCTGGACCCAGGTTCCTGTCTTCGCTGGGCCCATCGACAAGAAGCGCGGCGATTTTCCGCTCTGGCTGCCGGGCGGCACGGTCAGGCTGCCAGCGTCAGCGTGGCCCATCGCGAGACGGCTCACCACCATGCCAACCCTGAGCCGTCGCGCATTGCCCCACGCGGCCCAGCCGCTCCTCGAGCTAGGCATTCTCGGCCCCAGAGACCTCCCGCTCCGCATCGTGCCCAAGAATCCGCGCGCCCTCGACGGCTGGCGCTTCGCTTGACAGGCTGGCGGCTGACGGCATAACGTCTCGGCAGCATGGCCATCTCGCCGCTCGACTGGGCGATCGTCGCTGCGTACTTCCTCTTCTGTACGGTCATCGGGCTCTACTTCACCAAGCGCGGCGGGCAGAGCCTCGACCAGTACTTCCTCTCCGGCCGTCAGGCCCCCTGGTGGCTGGCCGGCACGGCCATGGTCGCCACCACCTTCGCCGCCGACACGCCGCTCGTCGTCACGGCCCTCGTGGCCACCAAGGGGGTGGCAGGCAACTGGCTCTGGTGGAATTTCGTCATGAGCGGCATGCTCACCGTCTTCTTCTTCGCCCGGCTCTGGCGCCGCGCCGAGGTCATGACGGACGTGGAGCTGGCCGAGCTGCGCTATGGCGGCGGGCCCGCGGCCTTCCTGCGCGGGTTCCGGGCCATCTACCTCGCCATCCCGATCAACCTGATCATCCTCGGCTGGGTGACGCGGGCCATGATCAAGATCCTCACCATCTCGCTCGGCTTGAAGGACGTCACCATGCTCGGCATGACGGTGAGCGGCGAGGTGGTGGCCGTGGGCATCTGCTTCGCCATCACGGCCGTCTATGCAGTCGCCGCCGGGATGTGGGCCGTGATGTGGACGGATCTCGTCCAGTTCGTCGTCAAGATGAGCGCGGTGATCGTGCTCGCCGTGTACTCCGTGCGCGCGGTGGGCGGCATCGACGTGCTCAAGGCCAAGGTGATCGCCCATTTTGGCAGCGAGACGGCCGCGCTCTCCGTCCTGCCCGTGAGCGTGACGGCGACCGGCATCTATGCGTACGCCTGGATGCCCCTCCTCACCCTCGGCGTCTACCTGTCCGTGCAGTGGTGGGCGGCCTGGTATCCGGGCGCGGAGCCCGGGGGCGGCGGCTATGTCGCCCAGCGCATCTTCAGCGCCAAGTCGGAGAGGGACGGCGTGCTCGCCACCCTCTTCTTCCAGATCGCCCACTACGCGCTCCGGCCCTGGCCGTGGATCGTCACGGGCCTGGCCACGGTGATTCTGTACCCGACGCTTCAGGACCGAGAAGCCGGCTACGTGCAGGCCTTCGTGGATCTCCTGCCCACGCCGTGGCGCGGCTTCATGCTGGCCGGATTCGCCGCGGCCTACATGAGCACGGTGGCCACGCACCTGAACTGGGGCGCCTCCTACCTGGTCAACGACTTCTACAAGCGCTTCGTGAATAAGCACGGCACTGAGGCGCACTATGTGGCCGTCTCGCGGATGGCCACCGTGCTCCTCTTCTTCGCGTCCATCG
Coding sequences:
- a CDS encoding VOC family protein, which produces MTTVNVRYMVNDVEAAVAFYTTRLGFTLISKTLPAFADVARGDLRLLLSGPASSAGRPMPDGRRPGPGGWNRIHLVVEDLSGEVDRLRAAGVQFRSDIVTGPGGSQILLDDPSGNPIELFQPRRQ
- a CDS encoding alkaline phosphatase family protein — translated: MTIPTRRAVIVVCDSLRADLIRPDTAPTLDALGARSTNYTGCTGVFPSVTRVTSASIATGCHPGRHGLLGNTMVLDEGAGLVCLSVAKPEFRERMRKATGRTLLAPTLAERLAGHGGSIVMSNVSAGAAYFQDPDGFGHVYHSAGSFGPGLVPLPAAEQLDIEKGEAGDAAMTARFCDEVLRERRPPLGVLWLSEPDNTGHKSPLGSPAHLSALRAADACVKRVLDTLEELGGDTLLLVCSDHGMETTARTIPVDDLLVEAGLKAGQNSNDLVTAPNGTATLIYRARDAKASVNELRRFLESQDWVGRIFTGEQLAEVSIPTDGPVAAAVSLRTENRPNEFGIWGYGDIAADLDGRDFTGFGQHGGLGPNEQRPFLFVRGPGYGAGATVETPVSHVNIAPTVLEHLGLPWDGMDGQPLPAAR
- a CDS encoding MaoC family dehydratase, with protein sequence MLTVETPQDLKQHIGKTLGPSDWITVDQAMIDKFAEVTGDHQWIHVDVERAKKEMPGGKTIAHGYLTLSLLPRLAPTLLKVNKRKRGLNYGSNKIRFTNPVPAGSRIRLKQTIKNVEDVPDNGVRITSEMVIEVEGQERPALVAEVLGIQYS
- the ispG gene encoding flavodoxin-dependent (E)-4-hydroxy-3-methylbut-2-enyl-diphosphate synthase, with the translated sequence MSATNRRKTVVVDVGGVKVGSQRPIVVQSMTNTDTADIPGTVAQVNALHAAGSELVRVTVNNDEAARAVPEIVKQVSVPIIGDFHYNGHVLLTKYPDCAKALAKYRINPGNVGGKHHDENFSAIVKVAVDNGKPVRIGVNWGSLDQNLLTEMMDANAKLSQPLDARDVTMNAMVESAIQSAELAEQTGLTHDKIILSAKVSGVQDLVDVYRMLAPRSDYPLHLGLTEAGMGAKGVVASTAGLSILLQEGIGDTIRVSLTPKPGGDRTEEVLVAQQILQSMGLRSFLPQVTACPGCGRTTSTFFQEMAEEIQTYLRDQMPVWKAKYAGVEELKVAVMGCVVNGPGESKHANIGISLPGTFEEPKAPVFVDGALKLTLKGDTIVAEFLKILDDYVEKRYASRK
- a CDS encoding cupin domain-containing protein — protein: MPQAHQVLPRVARLMAALRASRFGPGREECSFLFIVNGKGRQGLGLHHDGPVESIWVQLEGRRTVTTGPPVRRGTRQDLDEGKIGRGWKTRDLEPGSLFYLRPYTPHRVICHGRSLALSLTWKLRKKRLAGPRAARSLTSWDVAEGRAEPMPRASRDRLWTQVPVFAGPIDKKRGDFPLWLPGGTVRLPASAWPIARRLTTMPTLSRRALPHAAQPLLELGILGPRDLPLRIVPKNPRALDGWRFA
- a CDS encoding sodium:solute symporter family protein — protein: MAISPLDWAIVAAYFLFCTVIGLYFTKRGGQSLDQYFLSGRQAPWWLAGTAMVATTFAADTPLVVTALVATKGVAGNWLWWNFVMSGMLTVFFFARLWRRAEVMTDVELAELRYGGGPAAFLRGFRAIYLAIPINLIILGWVTRAMIKILTISLGLKDVTMLGMTVSGEVVAVGICFAITAVYAVAAGMWAVMWTDLVQFVVKMSAVIVLAVYSVRAVGGIDVLKAKVIAHFGSETAALSVLPVSVTATGIYAYAWMPLLTLGVYLSVQWWAAWYPGAEPGGGGYVAQRIFSAKSERDGVLATLFFQIAHYALRPWPWIVTGLATVILYPTLQDREAGYVQAFVDLLPTPWRGFMLAGFAAAYMSTVATHLNWGASYLVNDFYKRFVNKHGTEAHYVAVSRMATVLLFFASIAVTSQLTSIEGAWELLLALGAGTGLVLILRWYWWRINAWSEISAMVASFAVSLLGFAFLKPRFAANDPNATATIMLVTVACSTVAWLVVTMLTRPEPDAVLEAFYRRVRPGGPGWAR